The following are encoded together in the Nocardioides thalensis genome:
- a CDS encoding MaoC/PaaZ C-terminal domain-containing protein, whose protein sequence is MPIDPSVAIGADLGSRTFSWTESDVLLYHLGIGAGARPGDNVSPAALRWTLDGPSLQVLPSFGVVVPTFHETDPPPLDLPGCDINLAQVVHGSQSVEVAGPLPTSGTATLTTTLTDVWDKGKAAVIWQEGVARSPEGEELWRVRSSIFVRGEGGWGGERGTSAAVAVPDREPDLVATYDVTPQQALLYRLCGDRNPLHADPDFAKTAGFPAPILHGLCSYGIVLRELTEGLLGGDAAAVRGFTARFAGVVFPGETIRVAGWREGDRVVASATIAGGERDGSPVLADCSLSL, encoded by the coding sequence ATGCCCATCGACCCGTCCGTCGCGATCGGGGCCGACCTCGGCTCCCGCACGTTCTCGTGGACCGAGAGCGACGTCCTGCTCTACCACCTCGGCATCGGCGCCGGCGCGCGCCCGGGCGACAACGTCTCCCCCGCCGCGCTCCGCTGGACGCTCGACGGCCCCTCGCTCCAGGTGCTCCCCTCCTTCGGCGTCGTCGTGCCGACGTTCCACGAGACCGACCCGCCGCCCCTCGACCTGCCCGGTTGCGACATCAACCTCGCGCAGGTCGTGCACGGGTCGCAGTCGGTCGAGGTCGCGGGCCCGCTCCCGACCTCCGGCACGGCGACGCTCACGACGACGCTCACTGACGTGTGGGACAAGGGCAAAGCAGCCGTCATCTGGCAGGAGGGAGTGGCTCGCTCGCCCGAGGGCGAGGAACTGTGGCGCGTCCGGTCGTCGATCTTCGTCCGCGGCGAGGGCGGCTGGGGCGGCGAGCGCGGCACGTCGGCCGCGGTCGCCGTACCCGATCGGGAACCGGACCTCGTCGCGACGTACGACGTGACGCCGCAGCAGGCGCTGCTCTACCGCCTGTGCGGCGACCGCAACCCGCTGCACGCCGACCCCGACTTCGCCAAGACCGCCGGCTTCCCGGCGCCGATCCTGCACGGGCTGTGCTCCTACGGGATCGTGCTGCGCGAGCTCACCGAGGGACTGCTCGGCGGTGACGCCGCCGCCGTGCGCGGGTTCACGGCTCGGTTCGCGGGCGTGGTGTTCCCGGGCGAGACGATCCGCGTGGCCGGCTGGCGCGAGGGCGACCGGGTCGTCGCCTCCGCGACCATCGCGGGAGGCGAGCGGGACGGCTCCCCGGTGCTCGCCGACTGTTCACTGTCGCTCTGA
- the kstD gene encoding 3-oxosteroid 1-dehydrogenase: MTTPSRVASADLPTEVDVVVVGAGGAGMSAALAAGRRGLDTILVEKSGYFGGSTARSGGGVWIPGNYALKEAGQDDPGDIDRAKTYLDAIVGDVVPKVRRDAYLERGPEVMDFVRDNTPVRFRWVPEYADYLPEQPGGRPRGRSVEPVPMDARFLGDELDRLHPPYTKAPANLIVTQADYRKLNLGLRTIHGPVTMLVVMVRRLLAIATGKKMYAMGNAIAIGLRKGLADAGVPVHYETELRDLLVEDARVVGVVVEQGGTRREVRARRGVILGSGGFEHNQELREKFLPQPTTTEWSTGAVSNTGGGLLAGTAVGAATDLLDDAWWGPTIPLPGRAWFCLAERNLPGSIIVNQAGRRFMNEALPYVEATHEIYKGEATGVPHVPSYMVFDQTYRNRYLFAGVAGRQPFPGRWYKEGVVTRADSLAELAEKVGLPADALTETVTRFNGFARSGVDEDFHRGESAYDKYYSDPKVKPNCSLAPIEKGPFYAVKIVPGDLGTKGGLVTDEQARVLREDGSVIAGLYAAGNVSAAVMGNTYPGPGGTIGPALVFGYLAAEHIAGAGG, translated from the coding sequence ATGACGACCCCTTCTCGCGTCGCCTCCGCCGACCTCCCGACCGAGGTCGACGTCGTCGTGGTCGGCGCCGGCGGAGCCGGCATGAGCGCGGCGCTCGCGGCCGGGCGCCGCGGCCTCGACACGATCCTCGTCGAGAAGAGCGGCTACTTCGGCGGCTCGACGGCGCGCAGCGGCGGCGGGGTCTGGATCCCCGGCAACTACGCGCTCAAGGAGGCCGGGCAGGACGACCCCGGCGACATCGACCGCGCCAAGACCTACCTCGACGCCATCGTCGGCGACGTCGTGCCGAAGGTGCGCCGCGACGCCTACCTCGAGCGCGGCCCCGAGGTCATGGACTTCGTCCGCGACAACACCCCGGTCCGCTTCCGCTGGGTGCCGGAGTACGCCGACTACCTGCCGGAGCAGCCCGGCGGCCGCCCTCGCGGACGCAGCGTCGAGCCGGTGCCGATGGACGCGCGCTTCCTCGGCGACGAGCTCGACAGGCTGCACCCGCCGTACACGAAGGCACCGGCCAACCTGATCGTCACCCAGGCCGACTACCGCAAGCTCAACCTCGGTCTGCGCACCATCCATGGGCCGGTCACGATGCTCGTGGTGATGGTCCGGCGGCTGCTGGCGATCGCGACCGGCAAGAAGATGTACGCAATGGGCAACGCGATCGCGATCGGCCTCCGCAAGGGGCTCGCCGACGCCGGCGTACCGGTTCACTACGAGACCGAGCTGCGCGACCTGCTCGTCGAGGACGCTCGGGTGGTGGGCGTCGTCGTGGAGCAGGGCGGCACCCGGCGCGAGGTGCGCGCGCGGCGTGGCGTCATCCTCGGGTCGGGCGGGTTCGAGCACAACCAGGAGCTGCGGGAGAAGTTCCTCCCCCAGCCGACGACGACCGAGTGGTCGACGGGCGCGGTCTCCAACACCGGCGGCGGGTTGCTCGCCGGCACCGCGGTCGGCGCGGCGACCGACCTGCTCGACGACGCCTGGTGGGGTCCGACGATCCCGCTCCCGGGGCGTGCCTGGTTCTGCCTCGCCGAGCGCAACCTGCCCGGCTCGATCATCGTCAACCAGGCCGGGCGCCGCTTCATGAACGAGGCGCTCCCCTACGTCGAGGCGACGCACGAGATCTACAAGGGCGAGGCGACGGGCGTGCCGCACGTGCCGTCCTACATGGTCTTCGACCAGACCTACCGCAACCGCTACCTGTTCGCCGGCGTCGCCGGCAGGCAGCCGTTCCCCGGCCGTTGGTACAAGGAGGGCGTGGTGACCCGCGCCGACTCGCTCGCCGAGCTCGCGGAGAAGGTCGGGCTCCCCGCCGACGCGCTCACGGAGACCGTGACGCGGTTCAACGGGTTCGCGCGCAGCGGCGTCGACGAGGACTTCCACCGCGGCGAGAGCGCCTACGACAAGTACTACTCCGACCCCAAGGTCAAGCCGAACTGCTCCCTCGCACCGATCGAGAAGGGGCCGTTCTACGCCGTGAAGATCGTCCCGGGCGACCTCGGCACCAAGGGCGGGCTGGTCACCGACGAGCAGGCCCGTGTGCTGCGCGAGGACGGGTCCGTCATCGCCGGCCTGTACGCCGCCGGCAACGTCTCCGCCGCCGTCATGGGGAACACCTACCCCGGCCCCGGCGGCACCATCGGCCCCGCGCTCGTCTTCGGCTACCTCGCCGCCGAGCACATCGCGGGCGCCGGTGGTTGA
- a CDS encoding fumarylacetoacetate hydrolase family protein, with amino-acid sequence MTSQDAVAAAVDRLALAQQTRVPCPPVRDLIGTDDLPAAYAVQQGLVQARLSGGVSVVGRKIGATSEAVQWQLGVDQPDFGYLLSDMDVSDDDPISMATLVQPRVEAEVAFRLAADVAPATEDEITLDAVRAAVDVALPALEIVDSRIAEWDIGFTDTVADNASSGLFVVGSDGRKLDDLEPREVVMSLTINGEERSAGNGAACLGDPLEALRWLAVQAFRFGDPLRAGHLILSGALGPFVPFAAGDRVEASISGFAPLVATFKE; translated from the coding sequence GTGACCTCCCAGGACGCCGTCGCGGCCGCAGTCGACCGCCTCGCGCTCGCCCAGCAGACGCGGGTCCCGTGCCCGCCCGTCCGCGACCTCATCGGCACCGACGACCTCCCCGCGGCGTACGCCGTGCAGCAGGGACTCGTGCAGGCCCGGCTGAGCGGCGGGGTCTCCGTCGTCGGCCGGAAGATCGGCGCCACGTCGGAGGCGGTCCAGTGGCAGCTGGGCGTCGACCAGCCCGACTTCGGATACCTGCTGAGCGACATGGACGTCAGCGACGACGACCCGATCTCGATGGCCACCCTCGTGCAGCCGCGGGTCGAGGCGGAGGTCGCCTTCCGGCTCGCCGCCGACGTCGCGCCGGCCACCGAGGACGAGATCACCCTCGACGCGGTGCGCGCGGCCGTCGACGTCGCGCTCCCGGCGCTGGAAATTGTCGACTCCCGGATCGCGGAGTGGGACATCGGCTTCACCGACACCGTGGCCGACAACGCCTCTAGCGGCCTGTTCGTCGTCGGCAGCGACGGCCGCAAGCTCGACGATCTCGAGCCGCGCGAGGTGGTCATGTCGCTCACGATCAACGGCGAGGAGCGCTCCGCCGGCAACGGCGCCGCCTGCCTCGGCGACCCGCTCGAGGCGCTGCGCTGGCTGGCCGTGCAGGCGTTCCGCTTCGGCGACCCGCTGCGCGCCGGCCACCTGATCCTGTCCGGGGCCCTGGGCCCGTTCGTCCCCTTCGCCGCGGGAGACCGCGTCGAGGCGTCCATCAGCGGTTTCGCGCCGCTGGTCGCCACCTTCAAGGAGTGA
- a CDS encoding acetaldehyde dehydrogenase (acetylating), translated as MSKLTAAIVGPGNIGTDLLYKLLRSDVIEPRWMIGVDPASEGLRIASDKGLEASHEGVDWLLKQDQLPDLLFEATSAYVHREYAPRYAEAGIRAIDLTPAAVGPAVIPPVNGEEHVAAPNVNMITCGGQATIPMVAAVSRVTPVSYAEIVASVSSVSAGPGTRANIDEFTRTTSAGIETIGRAERGKAIIILNPAEPPMIMRDTIFCAVDPDADTDAIAESVHRMEAAVQEYVPGYRLLQDPQFDGPSDFTRGMRRVSIFVEVEGAGDYLPPYSGNLDIMTAAATQVGQNIARSILGKA; from the coding sequence ATGAGCAAGCTCACCGCCGCGATCGTCGGTCCGGGCAACATCGGCACCGACCTGCTCTACAAGCTGCTCCGCAGCGACGTCATCGAGCCACGCTGGATGATCGGCGTCGACCCGGCGAGCGAGGGCCTGCGGATCGCCTCCGACAAGGGCCTGGAGGCCAGCCACGAGGGCGTCGACTGGCTGCTCAAGCAGGACCAGCTGCCCGACCTCCTCTTCGAGGCGACCTCGGCCTACGTCCACCGCGAGTACGCCCCCCGGTACGCCGAGGCCGGCATCCGTGCGATCGACCTGACCCCGGCCGCGGTGGGGCCCGCGGTGATCCCGCCGGTCAACGGCGAGGAGCACGTGGCCGCGCCCAACGTCAACATGATCACCTGCGGCGGCCAGGCCACGATCCCGATGGTCGCGGCGGTCTCGCGGGTCACCCCGGTGTCGTACGCCGAGATCGTCGCCTCCGTGTCGTCGGTGAGTGCCGGCCCGGGCACGCGTGCCAACATCGATGAGTTCACGCGCACCACGTCGGCCGGTATCGAGACGATCGGCAGGGCGGAGCGGGGCAAGGCGATCATCATCCTCAACCCGGCGGAGCCGCCGATGATCATGCGCGACACGATCTTCTGCGCCGTCGACCCTGACGCCGACACCGACGCGATCGCCGAGTCGGTGCACCGGATGGAGGCGGCCGTCCAGGAGTACGTGCCCGGCTACCGCCTGCTCCAGGACCCGCAGTTCGACGGCCCGTCCGACTTCACCCGGGGCATGCGCCGGGTGTCGATCTTCGTCGAGGTCGAGGGCGCGGGCGACTACCTGCCGCCGTACTCCGGGAACCTCGACATCATGACCGCCGCGGCGACGCAGGTCGGTCAGAACATCGCCCGCTCGATCCTCGGGAAGGCCTGA
- the dmpG gene encoding 4-hydroxy-2-oxovalerate aldolase, whose amino-acid sequence MTDINTLTRTWSGAHGDEPWGELDLRLTDTCLRDGSHHKRHQFTAQEVEDIVRALDESGIPVIEVTHGDGLGGSSFNYGFSKTPEQELISIAAKTAQRAKIAFLMLPGLGTKDDIRAAQDNGGQICRIATHCTEADVAIQHFGLCRELGLETVGFLMMAHTQTPEVLAKQARIMVDAGCQCVYVVDSAGALVMEETGDRVAAVVAEIGDQADVGFHGHENRGLGVANTVIAARAGATQIDGSVRRFGAGAGNTPLEAFVGVADSLGWTTRVDFMKLIDASEEVIKPAMPEECRLDRMTLMMGYAGVYSSFLKHADNAAERFGVSGAEILLEAGKRKLIGGQEDQLIDIALQLKARQD is encoded by the coding sequence ATGACCGACATCAACACCCTGACTCGCACCTGGTCCGGCGCCCACGGCGACGAGCCGTGGGGCGAGCTCGACCTCCGGCTGACCGACACCTGCCTCCGCGACGGGTCGCACCACAAGCGGCACCAGTTCACGGCGCAGGAGGTGGAGGACATCGTGCGCGCGCTCGACGAGTCCGGCATCCCCGTCATCGAGGTGACCCACGGCGACGGGCTGGGCGGCTCGAGCTTCAACTACGGCTTCTCGAAGACTCCCGAGCAGGAGCTCATCTCGATCGCGGCCAAGACCGCGCAGCGCGCCAAGATCGCGTTCCTGATGCTCCCCGGCCTCGGCACCAAGGACGACATCCGGGCGGCCCAGGACAACGGCGGCCAGATCTGCCGGATCGCCACCCACTGCACCGAGGCCGACGTCGCCATCCAGCACTTCGGGTTGTGCCGCGAGCTGGGCCTCGAGACCGTCGGGTTCCTGATGATGGCCCACACGCAGACACCCGAGGTGCTGGCGAAGCAGGCGCGGATCATGGTCGACGCCGGCTGCCAGTGCGTCTACGTGGTCGACTCCGCGGGCGCCCTGGTCATGGAGGAGACGGGTGACCGTGTGGCCGCCGTCGTCGCCGAGATCGGCGACCAGGCGGACGTGGGCTTCCACGGCCACGAGAACCGCGGCCTCGGGGTGGCCAACACGGTCATCGCCGCGCGGGCCGGCGCGACGCAGATCGACGGCTCGGTCCGCCGCTTCGGCGCCGGCGCGGGCAACACGCCGCTGGAGGCCTTCGTCGGCGTCGCCGACTCGCTCGGCTGGACGACCAGGGTCGACTTCATGAAGCTGATCGACGCCTCGGAGGAGGTCATCAAGCCGGCCATGCCGGAGGAGTGTCGGCTCGACCGCATGACGCTCATGATGGGCTACGCCGGCGTCTACTCCAGCTTCCTCAAGCACGCGGACAACGCGGCCGAGCGCTTCGGCGTGTCCGGCGCCGAGATCCTCCTCGAGGCGGGCAAGCGCAAGCTCATCGGCGGCCAGGAGGACCAGCTCATCGACATCGCGCTCCAGCTCAAGGCGCGACAGGACTAG
- a CDS encoding family 78 glycoside hydrolase catalytic domain, protein MPLPRRAPRRALAASTACLLGVSLAGLVPPPAGAVAAATAPQPAPTALRVGALQDPLGISDTTPTLHWEVDQSVTRQVAYQVRVASSSERLASPDLWDSGKVLSSALSTTYAGSQLDSRDRAVWQVRVWDGPGRAGAWSEPGRFEIGLLSPADWEADWITHPEWVEPLHQDVALSAPTTAQYVRVTVTDLGRPEEPLDDPGWRPRLELGEIALRNGGDPENLVTGATVTASENKNQTGVWHPSFVVDGKLTTANAPRGYRSTYHPETDVQDKPIVLTIKLPEARTFDTVELYSLWDSPGRYGTTPNYPRDVTISTSADGTTYTNVGSAKKLPAISTVHEAPDALPVFATDFEAADVESARLYVTGLGAYNASINGTPVSDDLLEPANTFHAKRVPYATYDVTSLLAEGDNSLGVEVGNGIFNVFNVPGAATRYVKTASGHGAPRVMGQLEITHSDGTTTTVATDAGDDSAWRTTLGEVTFTNWYGGEDVDARRHIDGWDEPGTDRSGWTSPVASRAPRQTTELVGRTQPPIRQVDELETTVRQLENGDQLYDFGVNFAGWQQLTTSGPAGTTITMRPAEQLNADGTVKQASSGNNRYDTFILAGTGEETYTPRFRYHGMRYLQVSGLTDPGATTVKGLVLRTDNEDVGEFESSDPMLNDIHTIIDRSVQSNMYSVLTDCPHREKLGWLDQTNLNFDTVARGYDMQAQYRKLLQDVADSQQPNGLIPTTAPEDSLFAGAFRHDANWGATIAVSAWQAYTEYGDVEPLRDFWPNMVSYQQFLTAQANELVLGGGLNDWATPEESRNQAPAALVQTYAFHKITRTMADIAEVLGRPAQVRTYRQKAAQIADAFRGAFYNASTAVWGVGNQASLALALDEGLVPDDLRPAAVDALLARIEADGNQFMVGEVGLYALLRVLAAEGRHDLVHDLAVRPTGNSYAKFVNQGSTSLPEHWSGAGGTGSQNHYMMGMLEGWLNGNLAGLRQAPGSVAYEHVLVEPAVVEGVDSASTSYDSVRGTIAVSWQRADEVLTMSVEVPGNTTATVRVPNAEDGSAAYGPRGATLVPSQVEGYTEFEVGPGTWEFGSGGEAPSWTTKVSLAGDPVPYGAGGDLEVSVTDAEGVPVDAGTVTVTGLGAAQTAAIGDGVATVRVPSRLQPGSYTASLAYSGEGRFESGAGTATVQVEKARVAPRTTVVTRPTATRPGKVRVTLPSTTGTRGDARAATGKVRLVLTKAGRKVVRSAIARDGAAVVEVPSLTAGTWVLKVAYAGDDRYRVVRLTRTGQVTVER, encoded by the coding sequence GTGCCACTCCCTCGTCGCGCGCCCCGCCGCGCGCTCGCTGCGTCGACGGCATGCCTCCTCGGCGTGTCCCTGGCCGGTCTCGTGCCGCCTCCGGCGGGTGCCGTCGCCGCCGCCACCGCACCCCAACCGGCGCCCACCGCGCTCCGCGTCGGCGCCCTGCAGGACCCGCTCGGCATCAGCGACACCACCCCGACCCTCCACTGGGAGGTCGACCAGTCGGTCACCCGCCAGGTCGCCTACCAGGTGCGTGTCGCCTCGTCGTCCGAGCGCCTCGCCTCCCCCGACCTCTGGGACTCCGGGAAGGTGCTCTCGAGCGCGCTCTCGACGACGTACGCCGGCAGCCAGCTCGACTCCCGCGACCGGGCCGTGTGGCAGGTCCGCGTGTGGGACGGCCCGGGTCGTGCCGGGGCGTGGAGCGAGCCGGGCCGGTTCGAGATCGGCCTGCTCAGCCCCGCCGACTGGGAGGCCGACTGGATCACGCACCCGGAGTGGGTGGAGCCGCTCCACCAGGACGTCGCCCTCAGCGCACCGACCACGGCGCAGTACGTCCGCGTGACGGTCACTGACCTGGGTCGCCCGGAGGAACCGCTCGACGACCCGGGCTGGCGCCCGCGCCTCGAGCTCGGCGAGATCGCGCTCCGCAACGGCGGTGACCCCGAGAACCTGGTCACGGGTGCGACCGTCACCGCCTCGGAGAACAAGAACCAGACCGGTGTGTGGCACCCGTCCTTCGTGGTGGACGGCAAGCTCACCACCGCCAACGCGCCGCGGGGCTACCGGAGCACCTACCACCCCGAGACCGACGTCCAGGACAAGCCGATCGTCCTCACGATCAAGCTCCCCGAGGCACGGACGTTCGACACGGTCGAGCTGTACTCGCTGTGGGACAGCCCGGGCCGCTACGGCACCACGCCGAACTATCCGCGCGACGTCACGATCTCGACGTCGGCCGACGGCACGACGTACACCAACGTGGGCAGCGCGAAGAAGCTGCCGGCGATCTCCACCGTGCACGAGGCGCCCGACGCCCTCCCGGTCTTCGCGACCGACTTCGAGGCCGCGGACGTCGAGTCCGCGCGGCTCTACGTCACCGGTCTCGGCGCCTACAACGCCAGCATCAACGGCACGCCCGTGTCGGACGACCTCCTCGAGCCGGCGAACACGTTCCACGCCAAGCGCGTGCCCTACGCGACGTACGACGTGACCTCGTTGCTGGCCGAGGGTGACAACAGTCTCGGCGTGGAGGTGGGCAACGGCATCTTCAACGTGTTCAACGTGCCCGGCGCCGCCACCCGCTACGTGAAGACCGCCAGCGGCCACGGCGCACCGCGGGTGATGGGCCAGCTGGAGATCACCCACAGCGACGGCACCACCACCACGGTCGCCACCGACGCCGGTGACGACTCCGCCTGGCGCACGACGCTGGGCGAGGTCACCTTCACGAACTGGTACGGCGGCGAGGACGTCGACGCCCGCCGCCACATCGACGGGTGGGACGAGCCCGGCACCGACCGGTCCGGGTGGACGAGCCCGGTCGCGTCGCGCGCACCGCGACAGACGACCGAGCTGGTCGGCCGGACGCAGCCGCCCATCCGCCAGGTCGACGAGCTCGAGACCACCGTGCGGCAGCTCGAGAACGGCGACCAGCTCTACGACTTCGGCGTGAACTTCGCAGGCTGGCAGCAGCTCACGACGTCGGGCCCCGCCGGGACAACGATCACGATGCGACCGGCCGAGCAGCTGAACGCCGACGGCACCGTCAAGCAGGCGAGCTCGGGCAACAACCGGTACGACACCTTCATCCTCGCCGGCACCGGCGAGGAGACCTACACGCCGCGGTTCCGCTACCACGGCATGCGCTACCTCCAGGTGAGCGGACTCACCGATCCCGGCGCCACGACGGTGAAGGGCCTGGTGCTGCGCACCGACAACGAGGACGTCGGCGAGTTCGAGTCGTCCGACCCCATGCTCAACGACATCCACACGATCATCGACCGCTCGGTCCAGAGCAACATGTACTCGGTGCTGACCGACTGCCCGCACCGCGAGAAGCTCGGCTGGCTCGACCAGACCAACCTGAACTTCGACACCGTCGCCCGCGGCTACGACATGCAGGCGCAGTACCGCAAGCTGCTCCAGGACGTCGCGGACTCCCAGCAGCCCAACGGGCTGATCCCCACCACGGCGCCGGAGGACTCGCTGTTCGCGGGCGCGTTCCGCCACGACGCCAACTGGGGCGCGACCATCGCGGTCTCCGCGTGGCAGGCCTACACGGAGTACGGCGACGTCGAGCCGTTGCGCGACTTCTGGCCCAACATGGTCAGCTACCAGCAGTTCCTGACCGCGCAGGCCAACGAGCTCGTGCTCGGCGGCGGCCTCAACGACTGGGCCACCCCGGAGGAGTCGCGGAACCAGGCGCCTGCCGCCCTCGTCCAGACCTACGCGTTCCACAAGATCACGCGCACGATGGCCGACATCGCCGAGGTGCTGGGCCGGCCCGCCCAGGTCCGGACCTACCGGCAGAAGGCCGCACAGATCGCCGACGCGTTCCGCGGCGCCTTCTACAACGCGAGCACGGCCGTGTGGGGCGTGGGCAACCAGGCGAGCCTCGCCCTGGCGCTGGACGAGGGCCTGGTGCCCGACGACCTCCGCCCGGCCGCGGTCGACGCCCTCCTGGCGCGCATCGAGGCCGACGGCAACCAGTTCATGGTCGGCGAGGTCGGGCTGTACGCGCTGCTGCGCGTCCTCGCAGCCGAGGGACGGCACGACCTGGTCCACGACCTCGCCGTGCGTCCGACCGGCAACAGCTATGCCAAGTTCGTCAACCAGGGCTCCACGTCGTTGCCGGAGCACTGGTCCGGAGCCGGCGGCACCGGTTCCCAGAACCACTACATGATGGGGATGCTCGAGGGCTGGCTGAACGGCAACCTGGCCGGTCTCCGGCAGGCGCCGGGCTCCGTCGCCTACGAGCACGTGCTGGTCGAGCCGGCGGTCGTGGAGGGCGTCGACAGCGCGAGCACCTCCTACGACTCGGTCCGCGGGACCATCGCGGTCTCGTGGCAGCGCGCGGACGAGGTGCTGACGATGTCGGTGGAGGTCCCCGGCAACACCACCGCGACGGTGCGGGTGCCGAACGCGGAGGACGGCTCCGCGGCGTACGGTCCGCGCGGCGCCACCCTGGTGCCCAGCCAGGTGGAGGGCTACACCGAGTTCGAGGTCGGCCCCGGCACCTGGGAGTTCGGATCGGGCGGCGAGGCACCGAGCTGGACGACGAAGGTCTCCCTCGCCGGGGACCCGGTGCCGTACGGCGCCGGCGGCGACCTCGAGGTCAGCGTGACCGATGCCGAGGGCGTGCCGGTCGACGCCGGCACGGTCACCGTGACCGGGCTCGGCGCCGCGCAGACCGCCGCGATCGGCGACGGCGTGGCCACGGTCCGTGTGCCCTCCCGGCTCCAGCCCGGCTCCTACACCGCCTCGCTCGCCTACAGCGGCGAGGGCCGGTTCGAGTCCGGCGCGGGGACGGCGACCGTGCAGGTGGAGAAGGCACGCGTCGCCCCACGCACGACGGTCGTCACCCGCCCGACCGCCACCAGGCCGGGGAAGGTACGGGTCACGCTGCCGTCGACCACCGGCACGCGCGGCGACGCCCGCGCGGCCACCGGCAAGGTGCGGCTGGTGCTGACCAAGGCGGGTAGGAAGGTCGTGCGGTCCGCGATCGCCAGGGACGGCGCCGCCGTGGTCGAGGTGCCCTCCCTCACGGCGGGGACGTGGGTCCTGAAGGTCGCCTACGCCGGTGACGACCGCTACCGCGTGGTGCGGCTCACCCGGACCGGACAGGTGACGGTCGAGCGGTGA
- the hsaA gene encoding 3-hydroxy-9,10-secoandrosta-1,3,5(10)-triene-9,17-dione monooxygenase oxygenase subunit gives MNQAFAPEVQAVLDGVRDLLPTFRERADEGERLRVVPDASIKELEETGFFRLLQPRRFDGLEADPVAFYTAVRDIASADGSTGWVSSVVGVHPWQVALFDDEAQQAVWGSDTSVRLSSSYAPTGKAVVTEGGFKLSGKWSFSSGCDHCSWVLLGGLVFNEDGQVVDFRTFMVPREKYQVVDVWNVVGLRGTGSNDIVVEETFIPEAFTLSMGETGQCKGPGQAVNDSDLYKLPFHSIFTSTIATPIIGMAKGAYAEHVEMQQKRVRAAYLGEKASLDPFAAVRIARSSSEIDAAWALLMANIREEQAHVARGEQIPLELRLRVRRDQVLGTARAIEAIDALFEASGGRALAEGTYLQRAWRDAHAGRVHAANDPERALQMYGAQQFGHKVDPGMY, from the coding sequence ATGAACCAGGCTTTCGCGCCGGAGGTGCAGGCCGTCCTCGACGGCGTACGTGACCTGCTCCCCACCTTCCGCGAGCGCGCGGACGAGGGCGAGCGGCTCCGCGTCGTGCCCGACGCCTCCATCAAGGAGCTCGAGGAGACCGGGTTCTTCCGCCTCCTCCAGCCGCGTCGCTTCGACGGCCTCGAGGCCGACCCGGTCGCGTTCTACACGGCGGTCCGCGACATCGCCTCGGCCGACGGCTCGACCGGCTGGGTGTCGAGCGTCGTCGGCGTGCACCCGTGGCAGGTCGCGCTGTTCGACGACGAGGCGCAGCAGGCGGTGTGGGGCTCCGACACCAGCGTGCGCCTCTCCTCGTCGTACGCGCCGACCGGCAAGGCGGTCGTGACCGAGGGCGGCTTCAAGCTGTCCGGCAAGTGGAGCTTCTCCTCCGGCTGCGACCACTGCAGCTGGGTGCTCCTCGGCGGCCTCGTCTTCAACGAGGACGGCCAGGTCGTCGACTTCCGCACGTTCATGGTGCCGCGGGAGAAGTACCAGGTCGTCGACGTCTGGAACGTCGTCGGACTGCGCGGCACCGGCTCCAACGACATCGTCGTCGAGGAGACGTTCATCCCCGAGGCGTTCACGCTGTCGATGGGGGAGACGGGACAGTGCAAGGGCCCCGGCCAGGCCGTCAACGACAGTGACCTCTACAAGCTGCCGTTCCACTCGATCTTCACCAGCACCATCGCCACGCCGATCATCGGCATGGCCAAGGGCGCGTACGCCGAGCACGTGGAGATGCAGCAGAAGCGGGTGCGTGCCGCCTACCTCGGTGAGAAGGCGTCGCTCGACCCGTTCGCAGCCGTGCGCATCGCCCGCTCCTCGTCGGAGATCGACGCTGCATGGGCGCTGCTGATGGCCAACATCCGCGAGGAGCAGGCCCACGTCGCGCGCGGCGAGCAGATCCCGCTCGAGCTCCGGCTGCGGGTCCGCCGCGACCAGGTGCTGGGCACGGCCCGCGCCATCGAGGCGATCGACGCCCTGTTCGAGGCCTCCGGTGGCCGCGCGCTGGCGGAGGGCACCTACCTCCAGCGCGCCTGGCGCGACGCGCACGCGGGCCGGGTCCACGCGGCCAACGACCCCGAGCGCGCACTCCAGATGTACGGCGCCCAGCAGTTCGGGCACAAGGTCGACCCGGGGATGTACTGA